The proteins below come from a single Miscanthus floridulus cultivar M001 chromosome 1, ASM1932011v1, whole genome shotgun sequence genomic window:
- the LOC136527693 gene encoding probable cytokinin riboside 5'-monophosphate phosphoribohydrolase LOGL10 produces the protein MTMRQSRFKRICVFCGSSQGKKRSYHDAAIELGNELVARSVDLVYGGGSIGLMGLVSQAVYDGGRHVIGVIPKTLMTPEISGETVGEVRPVADMHQRKAEMARQSDAFIALPGGYGTLEELLEVITWAQLGIHHSR, from the exons ATGACGATGAGGCAGTCGAGGTTCAAGAGGATCTGCGTCTTCTGCGGCAGCAGCCAGGGGAAGAAGCGGAGCTACCATGACGCCGCCATTGAGCTCGGCAACGAGCTG GTGGCCCGGAGCGTCGACCTGGTGTACGGCGGCGGCAGCATCGGGCTGATGGGGCTCGTCTCCCAGGCCGTCTACGACGGCGGCCGGCACGTCATCGG GGTCATTCCCAAGACGCTCATGACACCAGAG ATCAGTGGCGAGACAGTCGGGGAGGTGCGCCCGGTGGCCGACATGCACCAGAGGAAGGCAGAGATGGCGCGGCAATCCGACGCATTCATCGCCCTGCCTG GAGGGTATGGGACGCTGGAGGAGCTGCTCGAGGTCATCACGTGGGCGCAGCTGGGCATCCACCACAGCCGGTAA